A window of Psychroflexus sp. ALD_RP9 contains these coding sequences:
- a CDS encoding transcription antitermination protein NusB, translating to MLTRRHIRAKVMQSIYAFNKGNREVMQTEQKFLKKSMKDMHDLFLLNLNLLVEVKEIASNYYELSKKKFLATEADRQPNLNFTNNKLIQKLEDESNLFELLSNRKLNQWKQDDEVPKQIWEECLKSEFYSNYNVQQQTSFREDKNFIIELFKKIIAPNDFLYDYYEDNKLTWIDDFPIVNTSLVKFLSNISEDDEHIKVPQLFSNLDDEDFANKLFTKSLLFNEEFDQALVGKTPNWDKDRIAELDRILIKMALCEFTQFSSIPIRVTINEYLELAKNYSTPKSATFINGVLDKLSKEFEESGKINKIGRGLM from the coding sequence ATGCTTACAAGACGCCATATTCGTGCTAAAGTTATGCAATCTATCTATGCCTTTAATAAAGGAAATAGAGAAGTGATGCAAACAGAACAAAAGTTTCTAAAGAAAAGCATGAAAGATATGCATGATTTGTTCTTACTTAATTTAAATTTATTAGTTGAAGTTAAAGAAATAGCTTCAAATTATTACGAATTAAGTAAAAAGAAGTTTTTAGCAACCGAAGCCGATCGCCAACCTAACTTAAATTTCACTAATAATAAGCTAATTCAAAAGCTAGAAGATGAGTCTAACTTGTTTGAACTTTTGTCTAACCGAAAGTTAAATCAATGGAAACAAGACGATGAAGTTCCAAAACAAATTTGGGAAGAATGTTTAAAAAGTGAATTTTATTCAAATTATAACGTTCAACAACAAACATCATTTAGAGAAGACAAAAACTTTATTATTGAATTATTTAAAAAAATAATCGCTCCAAATGATTTTTTATACGATTATTACGAAGATAACAAGCTAACTTGGATAGATGATTTCCCGATTGTAAACACGAGTTTAGTTAAATTTTTGAGTAATATTTCTGAAGACGATGAGCATATTAAAGTTCCTCAACTATTTTCTAATTTAGATGATGAAGACTTCGCAAATAAGTTATTTACTAAATCTTTACTTTTTAATGAAGAGTTCGATCAAGCTTTAGTAGGAAAAACACCAAACTGGGACAAAGACCGAATTGCAGAACTTGATCGAATATTAATTAAAATGGCACTTTGCGAATTCACACAATTTTCAAGTATTCCTATTCGAGTTACTATTAATGAATATTTAGAGTTAGCTAAAAATTATTCAACTCCTAAAAGTGCTACATTTATAAATGGTGTGCTCGATAAGCTATCTAAAGAGTTTGAAGAGTCTGGAAAAATTAATAAAATAGGTCGTGGTTTAATGTAA
- a CDS encoding DUF1573 domain-containing protein — translation MKRVFLSLLAVCALSFTSCKQNAAEEVDTKKAETAAVQDSKEQKFPEMQFDESMHDFGTINEGDIVEHVFTFTNTGEAPLVITNAKGSCGCTVPTYPRNEQIMPGDKGEMTVKFNSNGKPNQQMKSIRITANTEKGTETLRIKAFVNPKNSKAGSPVK, via the coding sequence ATGAAAAGAGTTTTTTTATCATTATTAGCCGTTTGCGCATTAAGCTTCACATCATGTAAACAAAATGCAGCTGAAGAAGTTGATACTAAAAAAGCTGAAACAGCAGCAGTTCAAGATTCTAAAGAGCAAAAGTTTCCAGAAATGCAGTTCGATGAATCAATGCACGATTTTGGAACAATTAATGAAGGCGATATTGTAGAGCATGTATTTACATTTACCAATACTGGTGAGGCGCCACTTGTAATTACAAACGCAAAAGGAAGTTGTGGTTGTACAGTACCTACTTATCCAAGAAATGAACAAATCATGCCTGGCGATAAAGGTGAAATGACCGTAAAATTTAATTCTAATGGTAAGCCTAACCAACAAATGAAAAGCATTAGAATTACTGCTAACACAGAAAAAGGGACTGAAACTTTAAGAATCAAGGCTTTTGTAAACCCTAAAAACTCAAAAGCTGGTTCTCCAGTAAAGTAA
- the yajC gene encoding preprotein translocase subunit YajC, giving the protein MEQLQSFLPLILIFVVLYFFMIRPQMKKQKQEKNFINDIKKGDRIVTKSGLHGKVADTSEKLDAIIIETGSGKMTFDKSAISLELTSKLNNPKEDKKK; this is encoded by the coding sequence ATGGAGCAATTACAAAGTTTTTTACCTTTAATCTTAATATTTGTTGTGCTTTACTTTTTCATGATTAGACCACAAATGAAAAAACAAAAGCAAGAAAAAAACTTTATTAATGACATTAAAAAAGGTGATCGTATTGTTACAAAAAGTGGTTTACACGGTAAAGTTGCAGACACTAGTGAGAAATTAGACGCAATTATTATCGAAACTGGTTCTGGGAAAATGACATTCGATAAGTCAGCTATTTCTTTGGAATTAACAAGTAAACTAAATAATCCTAAAGAAGATAAAAAGAAATAA
- a CDS encoding thioredoxin family protein translates to MALTESNPIEIGFEAPNFKLQDTVSKDFFELKKDLCGEKGTVIMFICNHCPYVVHVIEELVRIANDYRVTGFSFVAISSNDVLKYPQDSPSKMYEFAREHDFPFPYLYDEDQKIAKAYQAMCTPDIYLFDKELRLNYHGQVDDSRPQNNIPISGTSLRQALDFILSNKSPIKNQKPAMGCGIKWK, encoded by the coding sequence ATGGCACTAACAGAATCAAACCCTATTGAAATCGGCTTTGAAGCACCAAACTTTAAACTTCAAGATACTGTTTCTAAAGATTTTTTTGAACTGAAGAAAGACTTATGCGGCGAAAAAGGAACCGTAATTATGTTTATTTGCAATCATTGTCCTTATGTTGTTCATGTTATAGAAGAATTAGTACGAATTGCCAATGATTATCGTGTTACCGGATTTAGCTTTGTCGCTATTTCGAGTAATGATGTTTTAAAATATCCTCAGGATTCACCTTCAAAAATGTATGAATTTGCACGAGAACATGATTTTCCGTTTCCTTATTTATATGATGAAGATCAAAAAATTGCTAAGGCTTATCAAGCTATGTGCACACCAGATATTTATTTATTCGATAAGGAATTAAGGTTAAATTATCATGGTCAAGTAGATGATTCACGACCTCAAAACAATATTCCAATTTCAGGGACTTCATTAAGACAAGCTTTAGACTTTATATTGAGCAATAAGTCACCTATAAAAAATCAAAAACCTGCTATGGGTTGCGGTATTAAATGGAAATAA
- a CDS encoding HNH endonuclease: MTKNQEEEWRTVELEPQFKENQSIEVSNLGDARRIKKTGKTWPIKLGNINGYASVSITLKAGGNRSRYLHKLIAETFLDKREDQTFVIHKDYDKQNNHISNLAWANKKEKEKHQFKNPKWVAKSKLVKNSKLSEDDVRKIKRMLDSPNRKYKMRDLAKKFKISEMQLYRIKKGKNWTHVKI, encoded by the coding sequence ATGACTAAAAATCAAGAAGAAGAATGGAGAACGGTTGAACTTGAACCGCAATTCAAAGAAAATCAAAGTATTGAAGTTTCTAATCTTGGAGATGCAAGAAGAATAAAAAAAACAGGTAAAACTTGGCCTATTAAGTTAGGCAACATAAATGGATACGCAAGTGTGAGTATCACACTAAAAGCTGGTGGAAATAGATCTAGATATCTGCACAAGCTCATTGCTGAAACCTTTTTAGATAAAAGAGAAGACCAAACTTTTGTGATTCATAAAGATTATGATAAGCAAAATAATCACATTTCTAATTTAGCTTGGGCCAATAAGAAAGAAAAAGAAAAACATCAATTTAAAAACCCTAAATGGGTTGCAAAATCTAAGCTAGTTAAAAATTCTAAGCTAAGCGAAGATGATGTTAGAAAAATTAAGCGTATGCTTGATAGCCCAAATCGTAAGTATAAAATGCGTGATTTAGCAAAAAAGTTTAAAATTTCTGAAATGCAACTTTACCGTATTAAAAAAGGAAAGAACTGGACTCATGTTAAAATTTAA
- a CDS encoding ABC transporter ATP-binding protein: protein MERKIVLHTENLSIGYQNSAIINNINITVNQGELIGVIGINGAGKSTLLKTISQMETAISGQILLNQKPIESYDLKSRARQMGLVFANQNINKTLSIAEVIALGRHPYTNWIGKLTREDQKQIVNAAKLVDIAKPLTTKCSTLSDGQLQKVMIARVIAQQTPLIILDEPTTHLDMYHKIHTFKLLQDISKQKNKAIIFATHEINLSLQLCDKIVLIHNGLTHFGSPKELASSGILNQLFPSNMIKFDENQLLFKL, encoded by the coding sequence ATGGAGCGTAAAATAGTTTTACATACTGAAAACTTGAGTATAGGTTATCAAAATTCTGCTATTATTAATAACATTAATATTACCGTGAATCAAGGTGAATTAATTGGTGTTATTGGTATTAATGGTGCTGGAAAATCAACTCTACTGAAAACCATATCACAAATGGAAACAGCCATAAGTGGACAAATTTTGTTGAATCAAAAGCCTATTGAATCTTACGATCTAAAATCAAGAGCAAGACAAATGGGATTAGTTTTTGCTAATCAAAACATCAATAAAACATTAAGTATAGCTGAAGTAATTGCACTTGGAAGGCATCCTTACACTAATTGGATTGGGAAATTAACTAGAGAAGACCAAAAACAAATTGTAAATGCAGCAAAACTTGTTGATATAGCAAAACCATTAACCACCAAATGCAGCACTCTAAGTGATGGCCAGCTTCAGAAGGTCATGATTGCTAGAGTTATTGCACAACAAACGCCTCTTATTATTTTAGATGAGCCGACAACTCATTTAGATATGTATCACAAAATTCACACTTTTAAGCTATTACAAGATATTAGCAAACAAAAAAATAAAGCTATTATTTTTGCAACTCACGAGATTAATTTATCACTTCAACTTTGTGATAAAATTGTTTTGATCCATAATGGTTTAACGCATTTCGGATCACCAAAAGAATTGGCTTCAAGTGGAATTTTAAATCAATTATTTCCTTCAAACATGATTAAGTTTGATGAAAATCAATTACTATTTAAATTATAA
- a CDS encoding FecCD family ABC transporter permease codes for MQTSKSILLLSLCFVALLLLSLSLGSVYIPFTEVLKALSFQSLDNETWQYIIQNYRLPKTVTSILVGGALSLCGLLMQTLFRNPLAGPYVLGLSSGASLGVALVVLGSSSLGFGLSAEISERWIIVLASSLGSFLVMLSILATAKRLKDTMALLIIGLMFSSITSAIVNVLSFFSSSDELQKYIFWSLGSLGNLSWSEIGLLSICCGLGILLSIILIKPLNALLMGEHYATSLGINIKQTRLLVITATCLMAGAITAFAGPIAFIGLAVPHLTRQLVKTTNHIILVPSVVLFGASLLLLCDSIAELPFSELSLPINAVTSIIGAPVVIWLLVKQKYIRF; via the coding sequence ATGCAAACTTCAAAATCAATTTTATTATTAAGCCTCTGTTTTGTTGCCTTGTTATTGTTGAGTTTAAGTTTAGGTTCGGTCTACATTCCTTTTACTGAAGTTTTAAAAGCGCTCAGTTTTCAATCCCTTGATAATGAAACCTGGCAATACATCATTCAAAATTATAGGTTACCAAAAACTGTTACGAGTATTTTGGTTGGTGGCGCTTTATCTTTATGCGGACTTTTAATGCAAACTCTCTTTAGAAATCCATTAGCTGGACCTTATGTTTTAGGTTTAAGCAGTGGCGCAAGTTTAGGGGTTGCCTTGGTTGTTTTGGGTAGCTCTAGTTTAGGTTTTGGTTTAAGTGCAGAAATCAGTGAACGTTGGATAATTGTTTTAGCCTCTAGTTTAGGAAGTTTTTTGGTTATGCTATCAATTTTAGCAACTGCTAAGCGGCTAAAAGATACAATGGCCTTACTTATTATTGGATTGATGTTTTCGAGCATCACAAGTGCTATTGTAAATGTGTTATCCTTTTTTAGTAGTTCTGATGAACTTCAAAAATATATATTTTGGTCTTTAGGAAGTTTAGGTAATCTAAGTTGGTCTGAAATTGGTTTATTAAGTATTTGCTGTGGTTTAGGCATTTTACTAAGCATTATTTTAATTAAACCACTTAACGCATTACTTATGGGAGAACACTATGCCACAAGCCTTGGCATTAATATTAAACAAACACGTTTGTTAGTGATTACGGCAACCTGCCTGATGGCAGGCGCAATTACGGCATTTGCGGGACCTATTGCGTTTATAGGTTTAGCTGTGCCACACCTGACTAGACAATTAGTTAAAACAACTAATCATATTATTTTAGTACCAAGTGTTGTTTTGTTTGGTGCTTCACTCCTATTACTTTGCGACAGTATAGCAGAATTACCATTTTCAGAATTGAGTTTACCTATTAATGCCGTAACATCAATTATAGGTGCGCCAGTAGTAATTTGGTTATTAGTGAAACAAAAATATATTCGTTTTTAA
- a CDS encoding ABC transporter substrate-binding protein — protein sequence MKYFFYILCIALVLGCQNSSKETTKIEAKQLGYSVKHAKGFSIEVYKDFAIIEVEKPWPNSNKNYRYLVQYTSTHDQVKGNFDAIISAPISSYILSSTTHIPSAESLGILDNLVGFPNTDFISSKEARKRINKDYITDIGQNQQLNTELVLNLKPDVFVGFSVDGANKAYSVFEKAGIPIIYNGDWVESTPLGKAEWIKFFGALFNKNKLAQQKFEAIEDAYYKTKQLETSAKKKPKVISGSLYNDKWYLPNGTSWQAQFIKDAHADYIYKDTSGSGSLALAFESVLNKASEADIWISPGSYTSYEAMLNDQPHYKKFKAFSTKTVYSVAQQKGETGGVLFYELAPNRPDLVLKDLVKIFHPELLPNYNLHFFSPLQ from the coding sequence GTGAAATATTTCTTTTACATTTTATGTATTGCTCTCGTACTTGGCTGTCAAAATTCTTCTAAAGAAACCACTAAAATTGAAGCAAAACAATTAGGCTATTCAGTTAAGCATGCCAAAGGATTTTCAATTGAAGTTTACAAAGATTTTGCTATTATTGAAGTTGAAAAACCATGGCCTAATAGCAATAAAAATTATCGTTATTTGGTTCAATATACTTCAACTCATGATCAAGTTAAAGGAAATTTTGATGCAATTATATCAGCACCAATTTCTTCATACATACTTAGCTCAACTACTCATATTCCTTCGGCTGAAAGTTTAGGTATCTTGGATAATTTAGTAGGTTTTCCGAATACTGATTTTATTTCTTCAAAAGAAGCTCGCAAACGTATTAATAAAGATTATATAACTGATATTGGCCAAAACCAACAACTCAACACCGAACTTGTTTTAAACCTTAAACCAGATGTTTTTGTTGGTTTTAGTGTTGATGGTGCAAATAAAGCTTATTCTGTTTTTGAAAAAGCTGGTATTCCTATTATCTATAATGGCGATTGGGTAGAATCTACACCTTTAGGAAAAGCCGAATGGATTAAGTTTTTTGGTGCATTGTTTAATAAAAACAAACTTGCGCAACAAAAATTTGAAGCTATTGAAGATGCTTATTATAAAACTAAACAATTAGAAACTTCAGCCAAAAAAAAGCCAAAAGTAATTTCTGGTAGTTTGTATAATGATAAATGGTATTTACCAAATGGTACTAGCTGGCAAGCGCAGTTTATTAAGGATGCTCATGCCGATTATATATACAAAGATACTTCAGGTTCTGGAAGCTTAGCTTTAGCTTTTGAAAGTGTTTTAAATAAAGCTAGCGAAGCCGATATTTGGATATCTCCAGGTAGTTATACGAGCTATGAAGCGATGCTAAACGACCAGCCACATTATAAAAAATTTAAAGCCTTTAGCACAAAGACAGTTTACAGCGTTGCTCAACAGAAAGGTGAAACTGGTGGTGTTTTATTTTACGAGCTTGCACCTAACAGGCCTGATTTAGTGTTAAAAGATTTAGTAAAAATTTTTCATCCTGAATTATTACCTAATTACAATCTTCATTTTTTTAGTCCGCTTCAATAA
- a CDS encoding TonB-dependent receptor plug domain-containing protein yields MKQFRAHIFVCLCLVVSSALAQLDSIQQLDEIVLSDRQLQQFSVGQNLIEIPKSKRRITHNKLSDLLLENSNIHIRQNGYGMVASASFRGTTAQQTAVVWNGININSQFNGQTDFSTMPIYGYSEISLRPGGGSLLYGSGAIGGSIHLNNQLYFRDTTQVKLFSQIGSFNTFENFVQTSFSTERTSLKFNLNRSASDNDYPILGSSRTNLNGQFEQWSAHLSLAHKLSQNSQLNYYGQFYDGIRHFSVLRASENKSNYTNIDSRNLLEWEYEKNDFKSVVKYAFLHEAFEYNQNIETNLSTANKANTHLVKTEVYQNYGKLNTNFNISAKQTSADGDNIINEHIQHLNLSALLKYNSNWAILSLGLRQEFSNFFDSPLLYTIGAELPVTSIYNLKLSHSKNFRQPTLNDLFWVEGTTNLQPETALQYEASHQFNFKPQSLNFQITGFYNDISEMIRWLPDQTSTWKPENVDEVKTYGLNTSISKTFKFLPIHFKIHLNYEFSKAIDARTQRQLTFTPQHSAYLNLDFQYEAFALNFTQTYTGKAFTRTDNAPNEILEDFWLSHLNLAYQPKRIGFFKVNIGFKNLFNQAYQTIENRPMPGRQFYINTIINL; encoded by the coding sequence ATGAAACAGTTTAGAGCCCACATTTTTGTGTGCTTGTGTTTGGTTGTATCCTCTGCACTTGCGCAATTAGATAGTATTCAGCAATTAGACGAAATCGTATTAAGCGATCGTCAGTTGCAGCAGTTTTCTGTTGGTCAAAATCTGATTGAAATTCCTAAGTCTAAACGACGCATTACTCATAATAAATTAAGCGATTTACTTCTCGAAAACTCAAACATTCATATTAGGCAAAATGGCTATGGAATGGTGGCTTCTGCGAGTTTTCGAGGCACAACCGCTCAACAAACGGCAGTTGTGTGGAATGGTATTAACATAAATTCTCAATTTAATGGACAAACCGACTTTAGCACCATGCCAATTTATGGCTATTCAGAAATTTCTCTTCGTCCCGGTGGTGGCAGTTTACTTTATGGTTCAGGTGCCATAGGAGGCAGTATTCATCTAAATAATCAACTGTATTTTAGAGACACAACTCAGGTTAAATTATTTTCTCAAATAGGAAGTTTTAATACATTCGAAAATTTTGTACAAACCAGTTTTTCAACTGAAAGGACAAGTTTAAAGTTTAATTTAAATCGATCTGCTTCTGATAATGATTACCCTATTTTAGGAAGTTCTAGAACTAATTTAAATGGTCAGTTTGAACAATGGTCGGCCCATTTAAGCCTTGCCCATAAACTATCACAAAATTCGCAACTTAACTATTATGGCCAATTTTACGATGGTATACGACATTTTTCAGTTTTACGCGCTTCTGAAAATAAATCGAACTACACCAATATAGATAGTCGAAATTTACTTGAATGGGAATATGAAAAAAACGATTTTAAATCGGTTGTTAAATATGCGTTTTTGCATGAAGCATTTGAGTATAACCAGAATATTGAAACCAATTTAAGTACTGCCAATAAAGCCAATACACATCTCGTAAAAACTGAAGTCTACCAAAATTACGGTAAGTTAAATACCAATTTTAATATTTCAGCTAAACAGACGTCTGCCGATGGCGATAATATTATTAATGAGCACATACAACACCTAAACCTTTCTGCATTATTAAAGTATAATTCAAATTGGGCAATCTTAAGTCTTGGTTTAAGGCAAGAATTTTCAAATTTCTTTGATAGTCCATTACTTTACACTATTGGCGCTGAACTTCCAGTAACTTCAATTTACAATTTAAAATTAAGTCATTCAAAAAACTTTAGGCAACCAACTTTAAACGATTTATTTTGGGTAGAAGGAACCACCAACCTTCAACCTGAAACTGCTCTTCAATATGAAGCGTCACATCAATTTAACTTTAAACCTCAATCTCTAAACTTTCAAATTACGGGATTTTATAATGATATTTCTGAAATGATCAGGTGGTTACCTGACCAAACTTCAACCTGGAAACCCGAAAATGTAGATGAAGTTAAAACATATGGTTTAAACACTTCAATTTCTAAAACATTTAAATTTTTACCAATTCATTTCAAAATTCATTTAAATTATGAATTTAGTAAAGCTATTGACGCGCGAACTCAGCGACAGCTCACTTTTACACCGCAACATTCGGCCTATTTAAATTTAGACTTTCAGTATGAAGCTTTTGCCTTAAATTTTACACAAACTTATACTGGTAAAGCTTTTACAAGAACAGATAACGCACCTAATGAAATATTAGAGGATTTTTGGCTAAGCCACTTAAACCTTGCTTACCAGCCAAAACGTATCGGATTTTTTAAAGTTAATATTGGCTTTAAAAATCTATTTAATCAAGCATACCAAACAATAGAAAACCGACCAATGCCTGGTCGCCAATTTTACATTAACACAATTATTAACCTATAA
- a CDS encoding YncE family protein, with amino-acid sequence MNIKLIFLSIFSFLILTSCSDDDFGIPVELEGDFANGIFILNEGNSSGGSLSFMTSDFSETTQNAYKSVNPDDDLGLFVQSIFFDDQYAYIISNGSNMITIVNRYTLEFVDRIDSGLNVPMYGLILNGKAYVTNQADFSTTADDYVAVIDLASRTVENTIVLGSYAEKIYEFENKIYVQNASYGFGDKVSKLNIADQTVEQTLSFSSAISDTYLSNGKLYVLAQDEISQVNLTNFQTSSTWSLAETHVGASRIAVEGNAIYFTSSNSVYNFTTSDDTISETALFNYETTSAFGTFYGFDVHNGFIYLSDGTDFASNGFIQIRNSQGDLIKEQEVGIGPNSFYFN; translated from the coding sequence ATGAACATTAAATTAATTTTTTTATCAATCTTTAGTTTTTTAATCCTTACGTCTTGTAGTGACGATGATTTCGGTATTCCAGTAGAATTAGAAGGTGATTTTGCCAATGGCATTTTTATTTTAAATGAAGGTAATTCTTCTGGTGGAAGTTTAAGTTTTATGACTTCAGATTTTTCAGAAACTACTCAAAATGCTTACAAAAGCGTTAATCCTGACGATGATTTAGGATTATTTGTTCAATCGATTTTTTTTGATGACCAATATGCCTATATTATTTCAAACGGTTCTAACATGATTACCATTGTTAATCGCTACACTTTAGAATTTGTAGACCGTATCGATAGTGGTTTAAACGTCCCGATGTACGGCCTTATCTTAAATGGCAAGGCTTATGTTACCAATCAGGCTGATTTTTCGACTACTGCTGATGATTATGTGGCCGTAATTGATCTTGCATCAAGAACCGTAGAAAATACCATTGTTTTGGGCAGTTATGCTGAAAAAATTTATGAATTTGAAAATAAAATTTACGTTCAAAATGCCAGCTATGGCTTTGGTGACAAGGTTTCAAAACTGAATATAGCAGACCAAACTGTAGAGCAAACTTTGAGTTTTTCTTCGGCCATTTCAGATACATATTTAAGCAATGGTAAGCTTTATGTCCTGGCTCAAGATGAAATTTCTCAAGTTAACCTCACCAATTTCCAAACATCATCAACATGGAGTTTAGCTGAGACTCACGTTGGGGCTTCACGTATAGCAGTTGAAGGTAACGCGATTTATTTTACCAGTAGCAATTCGGTTTACAACTTCACAACCTCTGATGATACTATTTCGGAAACAGCATTATTTAATTATGAAACTACTTCAGCTTTTGGTACATTTTACGGTTTTGATGTTCATAATGGTTTTATTTATTTATCTGATGGAACTGATTTTGCTTCAAATGGCTTCATTCAAATTAGAAACTCACAAGGAGATTTAATTAAAGAACAGGAAGTTGGTATTGGGCCAAACTCATTTTACTTTAACTAG
- a CDS encoding exopolysaccharide biosynthesis polyprenyl glycosylphosphotransferase: MPLKKGTHFEISERKVLLRIIDVIVAWSCLYVVSLFDFFNYFTFYQSYAINIVVLAFYILSFGTVFEIYQLRNAESRFTTAKNLLLTTFFTVAFYLFTPILTPQLPENRLQILIFFIVIYFSIFIWRIAYIGLIASPRFYKRALLIGDDFNADSIKKELQIFDPNYEVVGYFSQQPQIAKKCIEFDKNKLEKLLADYKISEIVVTNSFRGVSTELQKLLLPLLQIGYPIKSYSHVYEELTNKVPVQHIGNDFYCYFPFSRNNQNKLYLLFLRSLDITVSTLGLLSASLLLPFVLVGNLIANRGPLFYSQKRIGKNGKAFKIIKLRSMIKNAEIYGAQWATKNDMRITKFGKFLRKTRLDEIPQFINILKGDMSLIGPRPERPEFVKELAKTIPFYEIRHVIKPGVTGWAQVNAKYASSDAETIEKLQYDLYYIKHRSAFIDFRIIVKTLSTVIFFRGQ; this comes from the coding sequence ATGCCTCTTAAAAAAGGAACTCACTTTGAAATATCTGAGCGAAAGGTATTGCTAAGAATCATTGATGTAATTGTTGCTTGGTCTTGCCTTTATGTTGTTTCACTCTTTGACTTTTTTAACTATTTCACCTTTTATCAGAGTTATGCTATTAACATAGTTGTTCTTGCGTTTTACATTCTTAGTTTTGGAACTGTTTTCGAAATTTATCAACTACGTAATGCAGAGTCTAGATTTACAACGGCAAAAAACCTATTACTCACAACATTTTTTACGGTTGCCTTTTATCTTTTTACACCAATCTTAACGCCACAATTGCCTGAAAACAGGCTGCAAATCCTCATTTTTTTTATAGTTATCTACTTCAGTATTTTTATTTGGAGAATTGCTTACATTGGCTTAATTGCTTCACCAAGATTTTACAAGCGTGCTCTACTAATTGGTGACGATTTTAACGCTGACTCTATTAAAAAAGAACTACAGATTTTTGACCCCAATTATGAGGTTGTAGGCTATTTCTCTCAGCAACCACAAATTGCTAAAAAATGTATAGAATTTGACAAAAATAAACTTGAAAAACTTTTAGCAGACTATAAAATAAGTGAAATAGTTGTCACGAATTCATTTAGAGGTGTTAGCACCGAATTGCAGAAGTTACTCCTACCACTACTTCAAATTGGTTATCCAATTAAGTCTTATTCTCATGTCTATGAAGAGCTCACCAATAAAGTGCCTGTACAACATATTGGAAACGATTTTTACTGCTATTTTCCTTTTAGCAGAAACAATCAAAACAAGCTCTATTTGCTGTTTTTAAGAAGTTTAGATATTACAGTAAGCACTTTAGGTTTACTGAGTGCTTCATTACTATTACCATTTGTACTAGTAGGTAATTTAATCGCTAATCGCGGACCTTTATTTTACTCTCAAAAAAGAATAGGTAAAAATGGTAAAGCATTTAAAATTATCAAGTTACGCTCCATGATAAAAAATGCTGAAATTTATGGCGCGCAGTGGGCTACAAAGAATGATATGCGAATAACAAAGTTTGGGAAATTTTTACGAAAGACAAGATTAGATGAAATCCCTCAGTTTATCAATATTTTAAAAGGCGATATGAGTTTAATCGGTCCGCGGCCTGAGCGGCCAGAATTCGTAAAAGAACTGGCCAAAACAATTCCGTTTTATGAAATTAGACATGTTATTAAACCAGGTGTAACCGGTTGGGCTCAAGTTAACGCTAAATATGCCTCAAGTGATGCTGAAACTATCGAAAAGCTTCAATATGACTTATATTACATTAAACACCGTAGCGCTTTTATAGATTTTAGAATTATTGTTAAAACCTTAAGTACCGTAATCTTTTTTAGAGGTCAATAA